One window from the genome of Myxococcales bacterium encodes:
- a CDS encoding type IIA DNA topoisomerase subunit B: protein MAQAKATYTGADITVLEGLDPVRKRPAMYIGGTSKAGYHHLLWEIVDNSIDEVINKHATRVAVTLHSDGKTVTVEDNGRGIPVDVHPKLKKSALEIVFTVLHAGGKFEAGKNYTVSGGLHGVGASVVNALSSKLEVEVRRGGKRYTHAFSRGIPQGKLKDAGGARGTGTWVTFRPDEDIFGAKLVFDPELIADRLEAKSYLHRGLEIVFDDKTGKAGPQTYLHANGIADYLPKVVAERKKAAVPPGTNVFYFEKRTDEVGVEVALQWTESPEELVKSYVNSVPTPMGGTHDQGLKSAIVKALRNYIATHNLDPKGVTITADDIREGIVAILSTYVQEPQFQGQTKDRLNNPDTTAQIDALVRPALENFLNQNPNWANAVVGRVIISARAREASRAAVQAVTRKTAVSHRLNLPGKLADCASTDPNESELFIVEGDSAGGSAKQGRDRRTQAILPLRGKVLNAEQANNSKLLANRELQDIVSALGCGMGDNMDLSRLRYGKVFLLMDADADGHHIATLLLTFFFRHMRPLITAGNVYLAQPPLYRIDIGRATHWALDDAHRDAILKTEVKGNAKPSITRFKGLGEMNPETLKMTTLDRKTRTTLRVRVADADFLSTDRVISELMGKEVAPRFKMISEHAHEIEELDV, encoded by the coding sequence ATGGCACAAGCGAAAGCAACCTATACCGGCGCCGATATCACCGTCCTCGAGGGGCTCGATCCTGTCCGCAAGCGCCCGGCGATGTATATCGGCGGCACCAGCAAGGCCGGCTATCACCACCTGCTGTGGGAAATCGTCGACAACTCGATCGACGAGGTGATCAACAAGCACGCCACGCGCGTTGCGGTAACCTTGCACAGCGACGGCAAGACGGTCACCGTCGAAGACAATGGCCGCGGCATTCCGGTGGACGTGCATCCCAAACTCAAAAAGTCGGCGCTTGAGATCGTATTTACGGTGCTGCACGCCGGCGGCAAGTTCGAGGCGGGCAAGAACTACACGGTATCCGGAGGCCTGCACGGCGTCGGCGCCAGCGTGGTCAACGCGCTCTCCAGCAAGCTCGAGGTCGAGGTGCGGCGCGGCGGCAAGCGCTACACGCATGCCTTTAGCCGCGGCATCCCGCAGGGCAAGCTCAAGGATGCCGGCGGGGCGCGCGGCACCGGCACGTGGGTGACGTTTCGCCCCGACGAAGACATCTTTGGCGCCAAGCTGGTGTTTGATCCCGAGCTGATCGCCGATCGCCTCGAGGCCAAGAGCTATCTCCACCGCGGCCTAGAAATCGTTTTTGACGACAAGACCGGCAAGGCGGGGCCGCAGACCTATCTGCACGCCAACGGCATCGCCGACTATTTGCCCAAGGTCGTCGCCGAGCGCAAGAAGGCCGCGGTGCCGCCTGGCACCAACGTCTTTTATTTTGAAAAACGCACCGACGAGGTGGGCGTCGAGGTCGCGCTGCAATGGACCGAGTCGCCCGAGGAACTGGTCAAGAGCTATGTCAACAGCGTGCCGACGCCGATGGGCGGCACGCATGACCAGGGGCTGAAGTCCGCCATCGTCAAGGCGCTGCGCAATTACATCGCGACGCACAACCTAGATCCCAAGGGCGTCACGATTACGGCGGATGACATTCGCGAAGGCATCGTCGCGATCTTGTCGACCTATGTGCAGGAGCCGCAGTTCCAAGGCCAAACCAAGGATCGGCTCAACAACCCAGATACCACCGCGCAGATCGACGCGCTGGTGCGCCCTGCCCTGGAGAACTTCTTAAACCAAAATCCCAACTGGGCCAACGCCGTGGTTGGACGCGTTATTATTTCCGCACGCGCCCGCGAGGCCTCGCGCGCCGCGGTGCAAGCCGTCACCCGCAAGACCGCGGTGTCGCACCGGCTCAACCTGCCCGGCAAGCTTGCCGACTGCGCCTCGACTGACCCAAACGAGAGCGAGCTGTTTATCGTCGAAGGCGACTCTGCCGGTGGCTCCGCCAAGCAAGGCCGCGATCGGCGCACGCAGGCCATCTTGCCGCTGCGCGGCAAGGTGCTCAACGCCGAGCAGGCCAACAACTCCAAGCTGCTGGCCAATCGCGAGCTGCAAGACATTGTCTCGGCGCTCGGCTGCGGCATGGGCGACAACATGGACCTCTCCCGCCTGCGCTACGGCAAGGTCTTCTTGCTCATGGACGCCGACGCCGACGGCCACCACATTGCCACCCTGCTGCTAACGTTTTTCTTTCGCCACATGCGGCCGCTCATTACCGCCGGCAACGTCTATCTGGCGCAGCCGCCGCTTTATCGCATCGACATTGGCCGCGCGACGCATTGGGCGCTAGACGATGCGCACCGCGATGCGATTCTAAAGACCGAGGTCAAGGGCAATGCCAAGCCGAGCATCACCCGCTTTAAGGGCCTAGGCGAAATGAATCCCGAGACGCTGAAGATGACCACGCTCGATCGCAAGACGCGTACCACCCTGCGTGTGCGCGTTGCCGATGCAGATTTTTTAAGCACCGACCGCGTGATCTCCGAGCTCATGGGCAAAGAGGTGGCGCCGCGCTTCAAGATGATTTCCGAGCATGCGCACGAAATCGAAGAGCTCGACGTTTAG
- a CDS encoding DNA topoisomerase IV subunit A yields the protein MAKKPASISPPKKAAAPAPKRGRGGNSGGHGGADGGDGGGSERDASLLDEAQRRYLNYALSVITSRALPDVRDGLKPVQRRILFAMLNDEHLRPDAKHRKSAKVVGVVLGRYHPHGDSSVYDAMVRMAQDFSLRLPLVDGSGNFGSLDGDAPAAYRYTECRLAPPAMELLRELQSDTVDMRANYDGTTDEPTVLPARYCNLLVNGCTGIAVGMATNIPPHNLKEITNACIALADDPTLNTTSLLKHIQGPDFPTGGQMLNSKVELRQIYETGQGAIRVRGEYKLEQKGKGNADIVITSIPYGLTKSTVVEKIAEIIIARKLPYLLDVRDESTTDVRIVMELKKDADPALVMAYLYKHTPLQVNFNMNMTCLVPPHYLESKASKKGRDVVASTVCQPLRVGIKEVLRYFLEFRYEVTCRRFEYDLGQLRRRIHILEGFVTIFDALDETIKIIRASEGKEDAAKKIIKRFGIDEIQTDAILELKLYRLAKLEINVIREELEQKSTEARRIEGILKSEKKLWAVIKEELAAVAEALGNPRRTKTGGVADEPELAADAFIVDEDAHVVVTRDGWIKRVREIKDPSQTRVREGDEVMAVLPGSTKEKVVFFTSKGSAYVIRINDIAATTGYGDPAQKYFKFDDGERVVYAITLDPRAIVPQTMVAVSRRGFGMRFSLAAHSEVSTRTGRRYAKPQPGDEIIGVAPCGERDVVVTATKHAHVLLCKASEINLLEGAGRGVTVIKIADDDHAIGFVCSGSKESLVVESSKSTKPIAIVADPKQTSSRGGKGHQIAKKAELKLVALPVTIPVLANGDGGKGMN from the coding sequence ATGGCTAAAAAACCCGCATCTATAAGCCCTCCCAAGAAAGCCGCGGCCCCTGCACCAAAGCGTGGGCGCGGTGGCAACAGCGGTGGCCATGGTGGTGCGGATGGCGGCGATGGCGGCGGCAGCGAACGCGATGCGTCGCTCTTAGATGAAGCGCAGCGGCGCTACCTCAACTATGCGCTCTCCGTGATCACCTCGCGCGCGCTCCCAGACGTCCGCGATGGGCTCAAGCCGGTGCAGCGTCGCATCTTGTTTGCCATGCTCAACGACGAACACCTGCGCCCGGATGCCAAGCATCGCAAGAGCGCCAAGGTGGTGGGCGTGGTGCTTGGCCGCTACCATCCACACGGCGACAGCTCGGTGTACGACGCCATGGTCCGCATGGCGCAAGACTTTTCGCTGCGCCTGCCGCTGGTCGATGGCTCGGGCAACTTTGGCTCGCTCGATGGCGACGCTCCGGCCGCGTATCGCTACACCGAATGCCGCCTCGCCCCGCCCGCGATGGAACTCTTGCGTGAATTGCAAAGCGACACCGTCGATATGCGCGCCAACTACGACGGCACCACCGACGAACCGACCGTGCTCCCAGCGCGTTATTGCAATTTGCTCGTTAACGGCTGCACCGGCATCGCGGTTGGCATGGCGACCAACATTCCGCCGCATAACCTTAAAGAAATCACCAATGCCTGCATTGCGCTGGCGGATGATCCCACGCTCAATACCACCAGCCTGCTCAAGCACATTCAAGGCCCCGATTTTCCCACCGGGGGCCAGATGCTCAACTCCAAGGTCGAGCTGCGACAAATCTACGAAACCGGCCAAGGCGCCATCCGCGTGCGAGGCGAATACAAGCTCGAGCAGAAGGGCAAGGGCAACGCCGACATCGTGATTACGTCGATTCCTTACGGGCTGACCAAGAGCACCGTGGTCGAGAAGATCGCGGAGATCATCATTGCGCGCAAGCTGCCCTACCTGCTCGACGTGCGCGACGAGTCCACCACCGACGTCCGCATTGTAATGGAGCTTAAAAAAGACGCCGACCCCGCGCTGGTCATGGCGTATCTCTACAAGCACACACCGCTGCAGGTCAATTTCAACATGAACATGACCTGCCTGGTGCCGCCTCACTACTTAGAGAGCAAGGCGAGCAAGAAGGGGCGCGACGTCGTCGCCTCGACCGTCTGCCAACCGTTGCGGGTAGGCATCAAGGAGGTGCTGCGCTACTTCCTCGAGTTTCGCTATGAGGTGACGTGCCGCCGCTTTGAGTACGACCTGGGGCAATTGCGCCGCCGCATTCACATTCTTGAGGGCTTCGTCACCATCTTCGACGCGCTGGATGAAACCATCAAGATCATTCGCGCCAGCGAAGGCAAGGAAGACGCCGCCAAAAAGATCATCAAGCGTTTTGGCATCGACGAGATCCAGACCGACGCCATCTTAGAGCTCAAGCTCTATCGCCTCGCCAAGCTCGAGATCAACGTCATCCGCGAGGAGCTCGAGCAAAAGAGCACCGAGGCGCGCCGCATCGAGGGCATTCTCAAGAGCGAAAAGAAGTTGTGGGCCGTGATCAAGGAAGAGCTTGCCGCGGTTGCCGAGGCGCTCGGAAACCCACGTCGCACCAAGACCGGCGGCGTCGCCGACGAGCCCGAGCTGGCGGCCGATGCCTTTATCGTCGACGAAGACGCCCACGTCGTGGTCACCCGTGATGGCTGGATCAAGCGCGTCCGCGAAATCAAGGACCCCAGCCAAACTCGCGTGCGCGAGGGTGACGAGGTCATGGCGGTGCTGCCCGGCTCCACCAAGGAAAAAGTGGTGTTCTTTACCTCCAAGGGCTCGGCCTACGTCATCCGCATTAATGATATCGCGGCGACGACGGGCTATGGCGACCCCGCGCAAAAGTACTTTAAGTTCGATGACGGCGAGCGCGTGGTGTATGCGATCACGCTCGATCCGCGCGCCATCGTGCCGCAGACCATGGTCGCGGTGTCGCGCCGTGGCTTTGGCATGCGCTTCTCGCTGGCCGCGCATAGTGAGGTCTCGACGCGCACCGGCCGCCGCTATGCGAAGCCGCAACCGGGCGACGAAATCATTGGCGTCGCGCCGTGCGGCGAACGCGATGTCGTGGTCACCGCGACCAAGCACGCGCACGTGCTGCTTTGCAAGGCCTCTGAAATCAACCTGCTCGAGGGCGCCGGCCGTGGCGTCACCGTCATCAAGATCGCCGATGACGACCACGCCATTGGCTTTGTCTGCAGCGGCTCCAAGGAGTCACTGGTCGTCGAAAGCAGCAAGAGCACCAAGCCGATCGCGATCGTCGCCGATCCGAAGCAAACCTCGAGCCGCGGCGGCAAGGGCCATCAAATCGCCAAGAAGGCCGAGCTCAAGCTCGTCGCGCTACCGGTCACCATCCCCGTGCTTGCGAACGGCGACGGCGGCAAAGGCATGAACTAA
- a CDS encoding M23 family metallopeptidase — protein MSKATPARKKSASLSGLSRLAGKRRDRLKLPPSSKGRAARRAAKSLFKGGPARRGSLSLAGILATLTLLNVYVFVCRNETSLPEVMHKASVMAANPLSAGVQATEAAAQAHANELAKLQLIEGTLLEGDSLGRLLKRHNIAPQAADALIRSLSNQLDFTQLRQGQPYKLRLRADGTPHAFELVVSRELTVRSWRKADGSMVGEAEKAETHVELVEVAAPISSSLYATILDAGENEALVAFFVDVFAYDVDFYNDTKEGDVFRVVVEKEMKGEEFLRYRRILAAEYSGKVGTFRAFYWQEPGAAKGRYFAANGQSIEKGFLKTPLKFARVSSKFNMKRMHPVLHTTRGHFGTDYAAPVGTPVWAAAGGKIITRGYSGGAGNMVMIEHAGGLVTQYMHLSKFANGQRIGQRVEAKTVIGYVGTTGLSSGPHLHFGVKQNGRYVDPQRLAPTRGPAIKAADLAAFTSDTSALVSRLAQIPLQAGDDASKVVAGASPSAL, from the coding sequence ATGAGCAAGGCAACGCCCGCGCGCAAGAAATCGGCATCCCTATCTGGGCTTTCCAGGCTAGCTGGCAAGCGCCGCGATCGCTTAAAATTGCCGCCCTCCAGCAAGGGCCGGGCGGCGCGCCGAGCGGCGAAATCGCTGTTTAAGGGCGGCCCAGCACGCCGGGGTTCGCTATCCTTGGCAGGCATCCTGGCGACGCTAACGCTTTTGAATGTTTACGTATTTGTCTGCCGCAACGAGACGTCCTTGCCTGAGGTGATGCACAAGGCGTCGGTGATGGCGGCAAATCCGCTGTCGGCGGGCGTGCAGGCGACCGAGGCGGCCGCGCAAGCGCACGCCAACGAGTTAGCCAAGCTGCAATTGATCGAGGGCACGCTGCTCGAAGGCGACAGCCTGGGGCGTCTCCTCAAGCGCCACAACATCGCGCCACAGGCCGCCGACGCGCTGATTCGCTCGCTGTCGAATCAACTCGATTTTACGCAGCTGCGGCAGGGCCAGCCTTATAAGTTACGGCTGCGAGCCGACGGCACGCCGCATGCCTTTGAGTTGGTAGTGTCGCGTGAGCTGACGGTACGGTCATGGCGCAAGGCCGATGGCAGCATGGTTGGCGAAGCGGAAAAAGCTGAGACTCACGTCGAACTGGTCGAAGTTGCGGCGCCGATCAGTTCGTCGCTCTATGCCACCATCCTGGACGCCGGCGAGAACGAGGCGCTGGTGGCATTTTTCGTCGACGTCTTTGCCTATGACGTCGATTTCTACAACGACACCAAGGAAGGTGACGTCTTCCGCGTCGTGGTCGAGAAAGAAATGAAAGGCGAGGAATTCTTGCGCTATCGCCGCATCCTCGCCGCCGAATATAGCGGCAAGGTCGGGACCTTTCGGGCCTTTTATTGGCAAGAGCCCGGCGCGGCCAAGGGGCGCTACTTTGCCGCCAATGGGCAGTCCATCGAAAAGGGCTTTCTCAAGACGCCGCTCAAGTTTGCGCGCGTGTCGTCTAAATTCAACATGAAGCGCATGCACCCCGTGCTGCACACCACGCGCGGGCATTTTGGCACCGACTATGCGGCGCCGGTGGGCACGCCGGTGTGGGCCGCGGCGGGCGGCAAGATCATCACGCGCGGCTACAGCGGCGGCGCGGGCAACATGGTGATGATCGAGCACGCCGGGGGCCTCGTCACGCAGTACATGCATCTCTCTAAATTCGCCAACGGTCAGCGTATTGGCCAACGCGTCGAGGCCAAGACGGTGATCGGCTACGTCGGCACCACGGGCTTATCGAGCGGCCCGCATTTACATTTTGGTGTCAAACAAAACGGCAGGTATGTCGATCCGCAACGGCTCGCGCCAACGCGCGGCCCAGCGATCAAGGCTGCCGATCTCGCGGCGTTTACGTCCGATACCAGCGCGCTGGTGTCGCGCTTGGCACAGATTCCGCTGCAGGCCGGCGACGACGCCTCGAAGGTGGTCGCGGGCGCGTCACCAAGCGCGCTCTAA
- a CDS encoding M20 family metallopeptidase yields the protein MTATISDDTRGWIESTFTSSIVPTLTEYIKIPNKSPSFDPDWQAAGHMDRAVALFVEWATANLPQGAKLQVVQLPERTPVIAIDIPATGGASGDTILLYGHLDKQPEMVGWRDDLGPWKPVLEGDKLYGRGGADDGYALFASLTAINALRRDKLAHARCVVLIEASEESGSPDLPAYIEHLRDLIGTPSLVVCLDSGCGNYDQLWSTTSLRGNIVGVLEVELLKEGVHSGGSGIVASTFRVMRKLLDRLEDVDTGMLKPPELTVAIPRARITQAAQAAEVLGNSIWKSAPLVEGAQPMHTDPAELILNKTWRATLSVTGADGLPTLVAGGNVLRPRTALKLSLRLPPTLDAAKAEALVKSLLERDPPYGAKVTFHSRGADGGWNAPEVAPWLEGALSRASVRHFGKPSMYIGEGGSIPFMGMLGEKFPAAQFVITGVLGPNSNAHGPNEFLHVPTARRLTMCVADVIAAHASR from the coding sequence ATGACGGCCACCATTAGCGACGACACGCGCGGCTGGATCGAATCGACGTTTACCTCGTCGATTGTCCCCACCCTCACCGAGTATATAAAGATCCCCAACAAATCGCCGAGCTTTGACCCGGATTGGCAGGCCGCCGGGCACATGGACCGCGCCGTCGCGCTCTTTGTCGAATGGGCGACGGCCAACCTGCCGCAAGGCGCCAAGCTGCAGGTCGTGCAGTTGCCCGAACGCACGCCGGTCATTGCGATCGATATCCCCGCCACGGGCGGCGCCAGCGGCGACACCATCTTGTTATACGGCCATCTCGACAAGCAGCCCGAAATGGTTGGCTGGCGCGACGACCTCGGGCCGTGGAAACCGGTGCTGGAAGGCGACAAGCTCTACGGCCGCGGCGGCGCCGACGATGGCTATGCGCTCTTCGCGTCGCTCACGGCGATCAATGCCTTGCGCCGCGACAAGCTCGCGCACGCGCGCTGCGTCGTGCTGATTGAGGCCAGCGAAGAGTCTGGTAGCCCCGACCTGCCGGCGTATATTGAGCATCTTCGCGACCTCATCGGCACCCCAAGCTTGGTGGTTTGCCTCGATTCGGGGTGCGGGAACTATGACCAGCTTTGGTCCACCACCTCGCTGCGCGGCAACATCGTCGGCGTCCTCGAGGTGGAATTGCTCAAGGAAGGCGTCCACTCCGGTGGTTCGGGCATTGTCGCGTCAACGTTTCGCGTCATGCGCAAGCTCCTCGATCGCCTCGAAGACGTCGATACCGGGATGCTAAAGCCCCCCGAGCTTACCGTTGCGATCCCGCGCGCGCGCATAACCCAAGCCGCGCAGGCCGCCGAGGTCCTCGGCAATTCGATCTGGAAGTCGGCGCCGCTGGTCGAAGGTGCACAGCCGATGCATACCGATCCCGCAGAGCTCATTCTAAACAAGACGTGGCGCGCCACGCTCTCGGTGACGGGCGCCGATGGCTTGCCAACCTTGGTCGCGGGCGGCAACGTACTGCGGCCGCGGACGGCGCTCAAGTTATCGCTGCGCCTGCCGCCGACACTTGACGCTGCCAAGGCGGAGGCGTTGGTCAAGTCGCTGCTCGAGCGCGATCCGCCCTATGGCGCTAAAGTTACCTTTCATTCGCGCGGCGCCGACGGCGGCTGGAACGCGCCCGAGGTCGCACCGTGGCTTGAAGGCGCGCTTAGCCGTGCCAGCGTCCGCCACTTCGGCAAGCCGAGCATGTACATCGGCGAAGGTGGCTCCATCCCGTTTATGGGCATGCTGGGCGAAAAATTTCCCGCCGCACAGTTCGTCATTACGGGCGTACTTGGTCCAAATTCAAACGCCCATGGCCCGAACGAATTTCTCCATGTGCCCACCGCGCGGCGCCTGACCATGTGCGTCGCCGATGTCATCGCGGCGCACGCGAGCCGCTGA
- a CDS encoding ATP-dependent Clp protease adaptor ClpS → MSEKSPSKPARKEQTGVALKERTKTQKPPLYKVLLHNDDYTTKEFVVWVLQTIFHRSDAEANAIMNHVHNQGVGVAGVYTLEVAETKVAKTLQLARHSEYPLQLSIEPTEP, encoded by the coding sequence ATGTCCGAGAAATCGCCTTCCAAGCCGGCGCGCAAAGAGCAGACCGGCGTCGCGCTTAAAGAACGCACCAAAACCCAGAAACCACCGCTCTACAAGGTCCTCTTGCACAACGACGACTACACGACCAAGGAGTTTGTCGTATGGGTGCTGCAGACGATTTTTCATCGCAGCGATGCGGAGGCCAACGCCATCATGAATCACGTGCACAACCAAGGCGTCGGCGTGGCCGGGGTCTACACCCTTGAGGTGGCGGAGACCAAGGTCGCCAAGACGCTGCAGCTGGCCCGCCACAGCGAGTACCCGTTGCAACTATCCATCGAACCCACGGAGCCCTAA
- the clpA gene encoding ATP-dependent Clp protease ATP-binding subunit ClpA, with product MLSPELQATLQRCVDDVRRRRHEYLTLEHLLLSILDDPSGRDIIVKCGGDVEEIRAELEDFLEDNVEPLPKGAEDEDGPDQTLAFQRVLQRAAMHVQGAGRQELSTGNVLASLFRERDCPAVFALEKSGISRLDVINYISHGVSKTGGTSVVPRSRGAEGEGEEREAEKKADPIANFCINLSEKAKAGKLDPLIGRDKEIERMVQVLARRRKNNPLLIGEPGVGKTAMAEGLAIRIVEGKVPEPLLQCVVYSLDMTAVLAGTRFRGDFEERLEAITKKLAADPHAILFIDEIHNLIGAGATQGGTMDAANILKPYLSSGELRCIGSTTFKEFRQSFERDRALARRFQRIDINEPTVQDAIEILKGLRPHYEKHHGVTYSDQAIATAAELAAKHISGSQLPDKAIDVIDEAGARVALMPKETRPTEVSPALIEEVVAQIARIPTKSVSTDDKAKLTNLEADLKRVIYGQDAAVGELATAIKLSRAGLGNPTKPTGCFLFTGPTGVGKTELAKQLALSMGVEFIRFDMSEYMEKHTVSRLIGAPPGYVGFDQGGQLTDAVNKHPYSVILLDEIEKAHPDLYNVLLQVMDHATLTDNNGRKADFRNVILIMTSNAGSREMAAMKIGFGDSGVVSSDGKKALEKVFTPEFRNRLDATVMFDALSPEVITKVVTKFIDQLEGQLAEKNVTLEVSDAAKAWFALRGYDKTMGARPMARLIQSTLKAPLANEILFGKLVGGGTAAIDVKDDEIVVECTAAPAED from the coding sequence ATGCTGAGCCCTGAACTCCAAGCGACGTTGCAGCGATGCGTGGATGATGTCCGCCGCCGCCGGCACGAATATCTCACGCTCGAACACTTGCTCTTGTCAATTCTGGACGACCCCAGCGGGCGCGACATCATTGTCAAATGCGGCGGCGACGTCGAAGAGATTCGCGCCGAGCTCGAAGACTTCCTCGAGGATAACGTCGAGCCCTTGCCTAAGGGGGCCGAGGATGAAGACGGCCCGGACCAGACGCTGGCATTTCAGCGCGTGCTGCAGCGCGCGGCGATGCATGTGCAGGGGGCGGGGCGGCAGGAACTCTCCACCGGCAACGTGCTGGCGTCGCTGTTTCGCGAGCGCGACTGCCCGGCGGTGTTTGCGCTCGAGAAGAGCGGCATCTCGCGGCTCGACGTTATTAACTACATTAGCCATGGCGTTTCCAAGACCGGCGGCACCAGCGTGGTGCCACGCAGCCGCGGCGCCGAGGGCGAGGGCGAAGAGCGCGAGGCGGAGAAGAAGGCCGATCCAATCGCCAACTTCTGCATCAACCTTTCTGAGAAGGCCAAGGCTGGCAAGCTCGATCCGTTGATCGGCCGCGACAAAGAAATTGAGCGCATGGTTCAGGTGCTGGCGCGACGGCGAAAAAACAACCCGCTGCTCATCGGCGAGCCAGGGGTTGGCAAGACCGCGATGGCGGAAGGCCTCGCAATTCGCATCGTCGAGGGCAAGGTGCCCGAGCCGCTGCTGCAATGCGTCGTCTATTCGCTCGACATGACCGCGGTGCTCGCGGGCACGCGGTTTCGCGGCGATTTTGAAGAGCGCCTCGAAGCCATCACCAAGAAGCTCGCGGCCGACCCGCACGCCATTTTGTTCATCGACGAGATCCACAACCTCATTGGCGCCGGCGCGACCCAGGGCGGCACCATGGATGCCGCGAATATCCTCAAGCCCTATCTCTCGTCGGGGGAGCTGCGTTGCATTGGCTCAACGACGTTTAAGGAATTTCGCCAGTCGTTCGAGCGCGACCGCGCGCTGGCGCGGCGCTTTCAGCGCATCGACATCAACGAGCCGACGGTGCAAGATGCCATCGAAATCCTCAAGGGCCTGCGGCCGCACTACGAGAAGCATCACGGCGTCACGTACTCCGACCAGGCGATTGCGACGGCGGCAGAGCTCGCGGCCAAGCATATCTCGGGGTCGCAATTGCCGGACAAGGCGATTGACGTCATCGACGAGGCCGGCGCGCGCGTCGCGCTGATGCCCAAGGAAACGCGTCCAACCGAGGTCTCGCCCGCGCTCATTGAAGAAGTGGTGGCGCAAATCGCGCGCATCCCGACCAAGTCGGTGTCGACCGACGACAAGGCCAAGTTGACTAATCTCGAGGCCGACCTCAAGCGCGTTATTTACGGCCAGGATGCCGCGGTTGGCGAATTAGCCACCGCCATCAAGCTGTCGCGCGCGGGCCTGGGCAATCCCACCAAGCCGACCGGCTGCTTTTTGTTTACAGGTCCTACCGGCGTCGGCAAGACCGAGCTCGCCAAGCAACTCGCGCTCTCCATGGGCGTCGAGTTTATTCGTTTTGATATGTCCGAATACATGGAAAAGCACACGGTGTCGCGGCTCATCGGCGCGCCGCCGGGCTATGTCGGATTTGACCAAGGTGGGCAGCTCACCGATGCTGTCAACAAGCATCCCTATTCGGTGATCTTGCTCGACGAGATCGAAAAAGCTCACCCCGACCTCTACAACGTGCTGCTGCAAGTCATGGACCACGCGACGCTGACCGACAACAACGGCCGCAAGGCAGATTTTCGCAATGTCATTCTCATTATGACCAGCAACGCCGGCAGCCGCGAGATGGCGGCGATGAAGATTGGCTTTGGCGATAGCGGCGTGGTCAGCAGCGACGGCAAGAAGGCGCTTGAAAAGGTCTTTACGCCCGAGTTTCGCAATCGCCTCGACGCCACCGTCATGTTTGACGCGCTGTCGCCCGAGGTGATCACCAAGGTCGTCACCAAGTTCATCGACCAACTCGAGGGCCAGCTCGCCGAGAAAAACGTCACGCTCGAAGTCAGCGATGCCGCCAAGGCGTGGTTCGCCCTCCGCGGCTACGACAAAACCATGGGCGCGCGGCCCATGGCGCGGCTCATCCAGAGCACGCTCAAGGCGCCGCTCGCCAACGAGATTCTCTTTGGCAAGTTGGTCGGCGGTGGCACCGCCGCCATCGACGTCAAAGACGACGAAATCGTCGTGGAGTGCACCGCGGCCCCGGCAGAGGACTAA